From Saprospiraceae bacterium, one genomic window encodes:
- a CDS encoding response regulator transcription factor, with product MKILIIEDEELAVRKLKKTLESIDANVEMVGSADSIASSVDWLTSNPAPDLILMDIELADGQSFEIFNRTKVSSPVIFTTSYDEYALKAFKVNSVDYLLKPVQKDELQAALDKFNEVRKVYNHPPEEHPGIKDLIAEMKQTISRKVYRKRFLVKHQHKLVSVEVKDISYFFSDDKLNFFKTFDDKKYLIDYTLDEIEQMVDPSDFFRINRGFLLAPSGIDQIQDYFGSRLKLVLKPSIDKESLVSREKVTDFKTWLGK from the coding sequence ATCAAAATCTTGATCATTGAAGATGAGGAACTCGCCGTTCGCAAATTAAAGAAAACATTGGAATCCATCGATGCGAATGTTGAGATGGTAGGTTCTGCAGATAGCATTGCCTCTTCTGTGGACTGGTTGACCTCCAATCCTGCACCGGATCTGATTCTGATGGATATAGAGTTGGCGGATGGCCAGAGTTTTGAAATATTCAACCGCACAAAAGTAAGCTCACCCGTCATTTTTACGACCAGTTATGATGAGTACGCCTTAAAAGCATTCAAAGTAAACAGTGTTGATTACCTATTAAAGCCTGTTCAGAAAGATGAATTGCAAGCTGCATTGGATAAGTTTAACGAAGTTCGAAAAGTGTACAACCATCCTCCGGAAGAACACCCCGGCATCAAAGATCTCATCGCTGAAATGAAACAAACGATTTCCAGAAAAGTATATCGCAAGCGCTTTTTAGTGAAACATCAGCACAAGCTCGTTTCTGTAGAAGTTAAGGACATATCCTATTTTTTTAGCGATGACAAACTTAATTTTTTCAAGACTTTTGACGATAAGAAATATCTGATCGACTACACTTTGGATGAGATTGAGCAAATGGTGGATCCATCTGATTTTTTCAGAATCAATCGGGGATTTCTGTTAGCACCTTCCGGAATAGACCAGATTCAGGATTATTTTGGAAGCAGATTAAAACTAGTCTTAAAGCCATCCATCGATAAGGAATCCCTGGTCAGTCGCGAAAAAGTGACTGACTTCAAAACATGGCTGGGAAAATAG
- a CDS encoding histidine kinase, with product MTIPVPPRYQYIGFLSSMPVICFFLSYILYDKRVFTDWEIWAAAFPLLYAIGYVSWRTHYIYDHFIHSKFPSLDETRKRVLYIIPINLFVMTPSVLFIFFIFDYFNILGYQIQENDLLYGYLAGLGVNIVFESLWEVIYIIDKYKESAAEAALIEQMQLRQEFDRLKEKVNPHFLFNSFNTLSSLIVTDKDLAEKFLDELSKVYRYLLRNNETGMSTLGQEMKFIDSYATLLTTRYGEGFRLIRKIEPSKLEKEIPTLSLQLLVENAVKHNVVSKEKPLEVIIETTADGYLKVSNALHPKTRAVVDSTGIGLSNIREKYKLLQREDVEVGVVDHYFVVKIPIL from the coding sequence ATGACAATTCCAGTACCACCAAGATACCAATACATTGGATTTCTCTCGTCGATGCCGGTCATTTGCTTTTTTCTGAGTTATATATTGTACGACAAACGCGTTTTTACAGATTGGGAAATCTGGGCGGCTGCATTCCCCTTGCTGTACGCCATTGGTTATGTATCCTGGAGAACCCACTACATTTATGACCATTTCATCCACTCCAAATTTCCATCCCTGGATGAGACGCGCAAACGGGTTTTATATATCATTCCAATCAACTTGTTTGTGATGACTCCATCCGTGTTGTTCATTTTTTTTATTTTTGATTATTTTAATATACTGGGATATCAGATTCAAGAAAATGATCTTTTGTATGGTTATTTGGCAGGATTGGGAGTCAATATTGTATTTGAATCCTTGTGGGAAGTAATCTACATAATCGATAAATACAAGGAGTCCGCAGCGGAAGCAGCGCTGATTGAACAGATGCAATTGAGGCAAGAGTTTGATCGATTGAAAGAAAAAGTCAATCCCCATTTTTTATTCAATAGTTTTAATACTTTGTCTTCCTTAATCGTTACGGACAAAGATCTTGCAGAAAAATTTCTGGATGAATTGAGCAAGGTGTATAGATATTTATTGAGGAACAATGAAACCGGTATGAGCACTTTGGGTCAGGAGATGAAATTCATTGATTCGTATGCGACCTTATTGACCACACGCTATGGAGAGGGTTTTCGGTTGATCAGGAAGATTGAGCCAAGCAAGCTCGAAAAAGAAATCCCGACCCTTAGCTTACAGCTATTGGTCGAGAATGCGGTAAAGCACAATGTGGTCAGCAAGGAAAAACCCCTTGAAGTGATCATAGAAACGACTGCCGATGGATATCTTAAGGTGAGCAATGCCTTGCACCCAAAGACCAGGGCAGTGGTCGATTCAACTGGAATAGGACTTTCCAATATTCGAGAGAAATACAAGTTACTGCAAAGAGAAGATGTAGAAGTAGGTGTCGTTGACCATTATTTTGTGGTTAAAATTCCCATACTCTGA
- a CDS encoding acetolactate decarboxylase, giving the protein MENGCHFNTKRGINSNSNGIDHILQMIFPPNRSRKMSLNKSGVALGHILIFGILFYSQYTHAQLTRPIVHAVGAMKNVMWQGKLHPTIYLDSMDDKNNLYGLGPLEFLQGEITILDGKCYTSIVMEDSLIVVREGFNFGAPFFVYARVEGWQDIAIPDGVVNLHQLEKFLESIANDHSNPFPFKMTGEVQHAMYHIVRLKKGLKVQSPDDVHKSKIYFNFNSEPVEMIGFFSKHHQSIFTHHDSFIHVHVISKDFKKMGHLDSLSMDPKKIKLYLPK; this is encoded by the coding sequence ATGGAAAATGGATGCCATTTCAATACCAAGCGAGGAATAAATTCAAATTCCAATGGCATCGATCATATCTTACAAATGATTTTTCCACCCAATAGATCCAGAAAAATGAGTTTAAATAAATCAGGCGTCGCATTGGGGCATATCCTCATTTTTGGCATTCTTTTTTATTCCCAATATACCCATGCACAATTGACAAGACCAATCGTCCATGCAGTCGGTGCAATGAAAAATGTCATGTGGCAAGGAAAACTTCATCCAACCATTTATTTGGATTCGATGGATGATAAAAATAATCTTTATGGTCTTGGTCCTTTGGAATTTCTGCAAGGCGAGATTACCATATTGGATGGTAAATGTTATACCTCGATTGTAATGGAAGACTCATTAATCGTTGTGAGAGAGGGATTTAATTTCGGAGCCCCATTTTTTGTGTATGCACGGGTAGAAGGATGGCAGGATATAGCAATTCCGGATGGTGTTGTTAATTTACATCAGTTGGAGAAATTTCTGGAATCCATTGCTAATGACCATTCAAATCCCTTTCCCTTTAAGATGACTGGTGAAGTGCAACACGCAATGTATCATATTGTCCGCTTAAAAAAAGGATTGAAAGTACAATCGCCCGATGATGTACACAAGAGCAAAATCTACTTTAATTTTAATAGCGAACCCGTAGAAATGATTGGATTCTTTTCGAAGCACCATCAGTCCATCTTTACACATCACGACAGCTTTATCCACGTTCATGTCATTTCCAAAGATTTTAAAAAAATGGGACATCTCGACAGTCTTTCCATGGACCCTAAAAAAATAAAGTTATACCTTCCAAAGTAA
- a CDS encoding cation:proton antiporter, which yields MTTAIIISICSLLLLAYVFDISSNKTRIPTVILLLLLGFVVKQICLFLHLELPPLDDVLPVLGTIGLILIVLEGALELELNSSKKKTILQSSIIALIPMLIISFAFGFAFSHFGDVNLKTGLINAIPFAIISSAIAIPSAANLILKDKEFITYESSLSDIFGVIIFNFLLYHHDFGMISIWHFTIELLLILLISFLSTMALAYLLQRINHHIKFTPILLLVILIYAISKVYHLPSLLFILIFGLFLGNIDELRQYKFMEHFHPINFNKEIIKFKELLGEIAFSIRSLFFLLFGYLMDIAEILNSQTIPWALAITASIFLIRAIFLKIFSISLRPLLYIAPRGLITILLFISIPIESSIGIVNKSLILQVIILSALLMMFGLMNSKKSPI from the coding sequence GTGACTACCGCCATTATAATTTCTATTTGCAGTTTATTGCTGTTGGCCTACGTATTTGACATATCATCTAATAAAACAAGAATTCCAACTGTTATCCTGCTTTTGTTGCTTGGTTTTGTAGTCAAGCAAATTTGTCTTTTTCTTCATTTGGAATTACCACCTCTCGATGATGTACTTCCTGTACTAGGAACCATTGGACTTATCCTAATTGTTTTGGAAGGAGCTCTTGAACTCGAGCTAAATTCATCTAAGAAAAAAACAATCCTTCAATCTTCAATCATCGCATTAATTCCAATGTTGATCATTTCCTTTGCTTTTGGTTTTGCTTTTTCACATTTTGGAGATGTCAATCTGAAAACAGGATTGATCAATGCCATTCCATTTGCAATTATTAGTAGTGCCATTGCAATTCCAAGTGCTGCAAATTTAATCTTAAAAGACAAAGAATTTATCACTTATGAAAGTAGTTTGTCTGACATTTTTGGTGTTATTATTTTCAATTTTCTTTTGTATCACCATGACTTTGGAATGATTTCGATATGGCATTTTACAATAGAATTATTATTGATCCTTTTGATCTCATTTCTTTCTACCATGGCATTGGCTTATTTACTTCAAAGGATCAATCATCATATAAAATTTACACCAATTCTGCTTTTAGTTATTCTGATATACGCCATTTCGAAAGTCTATCATCTACCTTCCTTGTTGTTCATATTGATCTTTGGATTGTTTCTTGGGAATATTGATGAACTTAGGCAATATAAGTTTATGGAGCATTTCCATCCGATTAATTTTAATAAAGAAATTATTAAATTCAAAGAATTGTTAGGAGAAATAGCATTTTCAATTAGATCCCTATTTTTTCTATTGTTTGGTTACCTTATGGATATCGCAGAAATCCTGAACAGTCAAACGATTCCGTGGGCTTTGGCTATCACAGCATCCATTTTTTTAATTCGTGCAATTTTTCTAAAAATATTTTCAATATCGTTACGACCGCTACTTTACATTGCTCCACGAGGTTTAATCACAATCCTACTCTTTATCAGCATTCCGATTGAATCAAGTATTGGAATCGTTAATAAATCTTTGATTCTTCAGGTAATCATTTTATCCGCCCTATTGATGATGTTTGGTTTAATGAATAGTAAGAAAAGTCCTATTTAA
- a CDS encoding cupin domain-containing protein, which yields MQKVNIGNKFSQFEEYWSPKIVGELNGQCVKIAKLKGEFVWHKHDNEDELFYILKGTLKIEFRDHSITLHENEIVIVPRGTEHKPVAENEVYLMLFEPASTLNTGDQKNEFTISQLDKI from the coding sequence ATACAAAAAGTAAATATTGGAAATAAATTCTCCCAATTTGAAGAGTATTGGTCACCAAAAATTGTTGGCGAGCTAAACGGTCAATGTGTCAAAATCGCTAAATTGAAAGGTGAATTTGTCTGGCATAAACACGACAATGAAGACGAGTTATTTTATATTCTAAAAGGAACATTAAAGATCGAATTCAGGGATCACTCGATAACACTTCACGAAAATGAAATTGTCATAGTACCAAGAGGAACAGAACACAAACCTGTTGCTGAAAATGAAGTTTACCTGATGCTGTTTGAACCAGCCAGTACGTTGAATACAGGTGACCAAAAGAATGAATTCACTATAAGTCAACTTGATAAAATTTAA
- a CDS encoding NAD(P)-binding domain-containing protein — MNIELLIYIFTFLVIGLVFFIYLYNISKKQKKVEEKITKAIEFGIHEPISLHPVIDLDTCIGSTACIKACPEQDVLGLKDGKATLVNATHCVGHGACFHACPVEAISLRIGTEKRGVDLPHVSQTYETNVKGVYIAGELGGMGLIKNSVEQGKQAMQNITASITANHSNQYDVIIIGAGPAGISASLQAKKDGLKCITLEQDSLGGTVFNFPRAKVVMTAPMDLPLYGKVKLVRTNKSELLNIWFDVISKHHITIQENTKVEQITAIPEGFEIKDRNGNAYTSHSVLIAIGRRGSPRKLGVPGEQREKVAYRLLEPELIKDQQVLVVGGGDSAIESALLLSEQNQVHLSYRGEKFGRLKPENSSNIQKAATENRIKLLMQSNVLEILENKVIIKNSDSEEPFELTNDLVYIFAGGELPTEFLQKTGIQITKRFGYTVRSHKK, encoded by the coding sequence ATGAATATCGAACTACTCATTTATATTTTCACTTTTTTGGTCATTGGGCTGGTTTTTTTTATTTATCTCTATAATATTTCTAAAAAACAAAAAAAGGTAGAAGAAAAAATAACAAAAGCCATTGAGTTTGGGATTCATGAACCCATTTCCTTACATCCTGTGATTGATCTTGATACCTGTATTGGCAGTACTGCATGCATCAAAGCTTGCCCGGAACAAGATGTATTGGGTTTAAAGGATGGTAAAGCAACATTGGTCAATGCCACACATTGTGTGGGCCACGGAGCATGCTTCCATGCTTGTCCGGTTGAAGCGATCAGTCTTAGAATTGGCACTGAAAAAAGAGGAGTGGATTTACCCCATGTCAGTCAAACCTATGAAACCAATGTTAAAGGAGTGTATATAGCAGGTGAACTTGGTGGAATGGGTCTTATTAAAAATAGTGTAGAGCAAGGTAAACAAGCCATGCAAAATATTACTGCAAGTATTACAGCCAATCATTCCAATCAATATGATGTTATTATCATAGGGGCAGGTCCTGCAGGAATTTCTGCTTCATTGCAAGCTAAAAAAGATGGCTTAAAATGCATCACCTTGGAACAGGATAGTCTTGGCGGTACTGTTTTTAATTTTCCCAGAGCAAAAGTAGTGATGACGGCGCCAATGGATTTACCCTTGTATGGAAAAGTTAAATTGGTACGAACCAATAAGTCCGAACTCCTCAATATATGGTTTGATGTCATCTCCAAACACCACATTACAATCCAAGAAAATACAAAAGTAGAACAGATTACTGCTATTCCAGAGGGTTTTGAAATTAAAGATAGAAATGGAAATGCATATACCAGTCATAGTGTTTTGATTGCGATTGGTCGAAGGGGATCACCTAGAAAACTTGGAGTTCCGGGTGAACAGCGGGAAAAAGTTGCATACAGACTTCTAGAACCCGAACTTATCAAAGATCAGCAAGTTTTGGTGGTGGGTGGTGGAGATTCCGCCATAGAAAGTGCATTGCTTTTATCAGAACAGAATCAGGTGCATCTTTCTTATAGGGGAGAAAAATTTGGACGACTAAAACCTGAAAATTCTTCCAATATCCAAAAGGCCGCAACAGAAAATAGGATAAAGCTTTTAATGCAATCGAATGTTCTGGAGATTTTAGAAAACAAGGTTATCATCAAGAATTCAGATTCTGAAGAACCTTTTGAATTAACCAATGATTTAGTGTATATCTTTGCGGGTGGGGAATTGCCCACCGAATTTTTACAAAAAACAGGTATTCAAATCACCAAAAGATTTGGTTATACGGTCAGATCCCATAAAAAATAA
- a CDS encoding PorT family protein — protein sequence MKKIFFAFAIIVSMNLAVFGQMRVGLSFGPSMSNMTIDGAESLIQSPEMYVGVRTGATTSYQFSDLFSLQSGVFYHRTGFQVNESIGLDVFNQDIPVGLKAITQLHFLEIPVLARLKVGTEKVKWFLEGGPQLSYALDGEVRTRASFLVDFNLGRYDINMANSNFRRVEWTGVVGTGLDIGLNSHLNLELSAQYMHGFTDLTEEPIVDIRTKRRAGAITAGLKYQF from the coding sequence ATGAAGAAAATTTTTTTTGCTTTTGCAATCATTGTTTCGATGAATTTAGCAGTTTTTGGACAAATGCGAGTTGGCTTATCGTTCGGCCCTTCCATGAGCAATATGACCATTGACGGAGCTGAGAGTCTGATCCAGTCTCCTGAAATGTATGTTGGCGTACGCACCGGAGCAACAACTTCGTACCAGTTTTCCGATCTTTTTTCTTTGCAATCCGGTGTATTCTATCACCGTACTGGTTTTCAGGTAAACGAAAGCATCGGATTGGATGTCTTTAATCAAGACATCCCTGTTGGCTTGAAAGCCATTACACAATTGCATTTTTTGGAAATACCTGTGTTGGCAAGATTAAAAGTTGGAACTGAAAAAGTAAAATGGTTTCTTGAAGGAGGACCGCAATTGTCCTATGCCTTGGATGGAGAAGTCCGAACACGGGCCAGTTTTTTGGTGGACTTTAATCTTGGAAGATATGACATCAATATGGCCAATTCAAATTTCAGAAGAGTAGAATGGACAGGTGTTGTAGGTACCGGTTTAGACATAGGTTTAAATAGCCATTTAAATCTAGAATTAAGCGCTCAATACATGCATGGATTTACCGATTTAACAGAAGAACCCATAGTGGACATTCGCACCAAAAGAAGGGCAGGAGCTATAACTGCTGGATTGAAATATCAGTTTTAA
- a CDS encoding dihydrodipicolinate reductase, which produces MKIGLIGFGKTGKAVASVLLQNKELSLEWVVRRKKILDNRNVAEYLGIESDEPGLIYSSGSHTIEEILDNHPVEVIIDFSSNSGIYLYGTEAANRKIKIISAISHYQKEEIDLLKTLSLSTTVFWSPNITLGVNYLLFASKFLKKIAPSVDIVVVEEHFKGKEGISGTAIKIAEALELNMDSINTVRAGGIVGKHEIIFGFPFQTVRLIHESISREAFGNGVVFAAQNLKSHDSGFFQFEDLLLPYFKA; this is translated from the coding sequence ATGAAAATAGGACTCATTGGTTTTGGTAAAACAGGGAAGGCGGTAGCTTCTGTTCTACTTCAAAACAAAGAATTATCACTCGAGTGGGTTGTCAGAAGAAAAAAAATATTGGATAATCGCAATGTTGCTGAATATTTAGGTATTGAATCTGACGAGCCGGGTCTGATTTATTCTAGTGGTTCGCATACGATTGAAGAAATTTTGGACAATCACCCTGTTGAAGTCATTATAGATTTCTCTTCTAATTCAGGAATTTACCTATACGGAACAGAAGCAGCCAATCGAAAAATTAAAATTATATCCGCTATTTCACATTATCAAAAAGAAGAAATCGATTTATTAAAAACACTTTCCTTATCTACGACCGTGTTTTGGTCTCCGAATATTACACTGGGTGTCAACTATCTTCTTTTTGCATCAAAATTTTTAAAAAAAATTGCGCCATCGGTTGATATAGTAGTAGTTGAAGAGCATTTTAAAGGAAAAGAAGGCATATCGGGTACAGCCATTAAGATAGCTGAAGCGCTGGAACTAAATATGGACAGTATCAATACTGTTCGTGCAGGAGGAATTGTTGGAAAACATGAAATCATTTTTGGATTCCCATTTCAAACAGTTCGCTTGATTCATGAGAGCATTTCTAGAGAAGCATTTGGAAATGGAGTTGTATTCGCAGCTCAAAACTTGAAATCTCATGATTCTGGATTTTTCCAGTTTGAAGATTTACTTTTGCCTTATTTTAAAGCATAA
- a CDS encoding histidine kinase: MPGSIYLWAMPVKRYSKKEPLVFIWIMVPYIFFMNWLIFGNCIFTNWIEHVSSFFISGLYFVLVYGVFGSVAVIIQRRFPAAGDLFLRVRIMLPVFYMMNVVAVSAVFGLYSYFNILNCTPLFSHLWWTILYACIMSTVITFINEGLSNWEKWKNSLSEGERLKNAYRRTKLLGLKGQINPHFLFNCFNTLSGLIAVDEEKAEQFLDDMTLVHRYLLRNEDDYLVELKDELRFAKAYLRLTCARFGDSVKCDFSIEDEKLNHRIPPLSLHVLLEYIIYTNAMSKESPIEIKMETRDLTLVVQHNIQLKTIVRSLDLNDGLDNLVEKFKLLHGQEMQIMESSDRREIVLPLFEPKNMKA, encoded by the coding sequence ATGCCTGGTTCTATCTATCTTTGGGCGATGCCAGTCAAAAGATATAGCAAGAAGGAACCTTTGGTGTTTATTTGGATCATGGTCCCTTATATCTTCTTTATGAATTGGCTCATTTTTGGAAATTGTATTTTTACCAATTGGATTGAACATGTCTCTTCATTTTTTATCAGTGGACTTTATTTTGTCCTGGTATATGGCGTGTTTGGTTCTGTTGCAGTGATCATTCAAAGACGATTTCCGGCTGCGGGGGATCTTTTTCTTCGTGTCAGAATCATGTTGCCGGTCTTTTATATGATGAATGTTGTGGCTGTTTCTGCAGTTTTTGGACTCTATTCCTATTTTAATATATTGAATTGCACGCCCCTATTCAGCCATTTATGGTGGACCATTCTCTACGCATGCATTATGAGTACGGTGATCACCTTCATCAATGAAGGTTTGTCCAACTGGGAGAAGTGGAAGAATAGTCTTTCCGAAGGAGAGAGATTAAAAAATGCTTACCGCCGAACCAAGTTATTGGGTTTGAAAGGTCAGATCAATCCTCATTTTTTGTTCAATTGTTTTAACACTTTGTCGGGTCTCATTGCCGTGGATGAAGAGAAGGCCGAGCAGTTTCTGGACGACATGACCCTTGTGCACCGTTATCTCTTGAGAAACGAGGATGATTATTTGGTCGAATTGAAGGATGAACTCCGATTTGCAAAAGCCTATTTAAGATTGACCTGTGCCCGTTTCGGCGATTCGGTAAAATGCGATTTTTCAATTGAGGATGAAAAATTGAATCACAGGATTCCACCCTTGAGTCTTCATGTTTTGCTTGAGTATATAATTTATACCAATGCGATGAGCAAAGAAAGCCCGATTGAAATAAAAATGGAAACGAGAGATCTCACCTTGGTCGTTCAACACAACATCCAGTTAAAAACCATTGTGCGAAGTTTGGATCTGAACGATGGTTTGGACAATCTGGTGGAGAAATTTAAATTGCTGCATGGTCAGGAAATGCAAATCATGGAGAGTTCTGATCGGAGAGAGATCGTATTGCCCTTGTTTGAGCCTAAAAACATGAAAGCATGA